A stretch of the Leptidea sinapis chromosome 5, ilLepSina1.1, whole genome shotgun sequence genome encodes the following:
- the LOC126964713 gene encoding ADP-ribosylation factor 1-like 1, which yields MEDQEKITVLCVGPKGSGKTTLLKRLQEEDGIDYTYSPVPTIGTNLYDIHYLNKNGKKQILTIREVGGEMVQLWYSYLDGIEKVIFVVDTSNLCQISSAAVMLYTLLAEPKLRQAKFILVLSKMDAAYRQMRNEALLMLQFTRLCSEQANTLILLEASPLTGVGLDSLRQFLIEKRKSSCVKK from the exons ATGGAGGATCAGGAAAAGATAACTGTTTTATGCGTCGGACCGAAGGGTTCCGGTAAGACCACGTTGTTGAAGAGGCTTCAGGAGGAGGACGGTATAGACTACACTTACAGCCCAGTTCCTACAATAGGAACCAATCTATACGACATTCACTACCTCAACaaaaatggcaaaaaacagATATTGACTATACGAGAGGTCGGCGGGGAGATGGTGCAGCTGTGGTACAGTTATCTGGACGGTATTGAAAAG GTTATTTTTGTAGTGGATACTTCAAATCTATGCCAGATATCTTCAGCCGCGGTGATGTTGTACACGCTGCTTGCAGAGCCTAAGCTACGACAGGCAAAG TTCATTCTAGTTTTGAGCAAGATGGACGCTGCATACAGACAGATGCGAAACGAAGCCCtgctaatgttacaatttacGAGACTGTGCAGTGAACAGGCCAATACTCTCATTTTACTGGAAGCTTCACCGCTCACTGGAGTTGGCTTGGACAGTCTCCGACAATTTTTGATTGAGAAGAGAAAATCATcttgtgtaaaaaaataa